A window from Purpureocillium takamizusanense chromosome 3, complete sequence encodes these proteins:
- a CDS encoding uncharacterized protein (EggNog:ENOG50KOG0615~COG:T): MSDRSPLTDVVRDSKLDSKLETEVFSSASSALEHVFYDSREHKNQQPVRREERWVHKALVGRGTYSSVFLEQRDHADGDRQLRAVKRIDKSVALENGLDYTRELEAFAKFSHQKYWHCFVRSYGWFENDDSVYITMEYLENGNLGQHLKKPLPEAEARQITGQVLEGLIFMHQNGFTHRDLKPEKIMVVTTGPDWFVKITNSGSKKSDGGVGRMPTAWPDTQNHNPPEDLSFRPSQVFTSSYDMWSLGVVAYRMFIDIRELSGLVDLVRARITGDFPIATLVRNRVSQEGREFILKLVNPNPNARLTASAASQHPWMTMQLAPETGNRSLEYVLKLNDDVSTKSGEVESESAAQGHRSHGSFFGSGSGLPSTQPTSLSESQPGRTHLDVQLGVRTASLSRLDMIAESELGCNRHEDNFDAKSQRSVASYNTSASSSESYQAIFVTWVSDIIENRLHWNSSEDLALLYEILPEVLREFSTRLCRKGKSDAHRKVMWYVHKMCNGDNSSHSVVTSTLEGLQPELGPAEQDDDIENVVDSRNEDVDQEAVILSNADDDNRDKSSSMSLEEKMARLMDSQDRDSVADVRERYRDILQDPEEENWVLSSLTRYRGLRGIDPLDKKAIRRSVFTALRTKAKGKSVRANQRYADPARITRNMDAPTSDTHFEVQWNPVAFVNEVRIPSSEDDVPWPREHDGAGGIKQKSNLPLIARLITVTGNQHRVQALPCREYMIQTWPLPTSNTPKEPLPMPPLLSLIRRLIDAPNADHTEELPWGSWMRARLGDGGVLCVSVHGTDYEIAEVSEQLGWLGSALRTPAQKGGLSICYSELTAGPPGLNQSESGSAFSMRLEFSEKQIDLDTGLNMCWKGFFRNLTIARGYPIPSRPDRFDGLQIPLHHAANIIRARRLDRFRSRYMVKGYSSVLYPTRVDRLDKFITWHFIGNRGDSHLSYADLRIGHGEDEESVRSLQQNDIENASHVIGWCPDVKKVAGTRHADYSSIYFSGVEQVTDYEATLEKVEISGGTSNFKLAGTLALCKRLRGESLQFDQSQNNWVKSIEAVGKRGKCVILYDKPEQRAWLVDGYSALLHLFRASLQNDSEGRSRNLYVSANDSRVRPSDKQFELAKLDRLERELEQKEGGDGGLDSVPLEILTSRKICSLEMRHQSYGPTSQGTDKETGFYVADRIRDLVEGLEKMQAMAAASTRGALSGVTVSTSSETVLEGYDFWDVASLEGAGTLPARSVRLHKVAKGWIKFARSIGAVALFGKGFGNILRPVEMSNEAACCRRCLWNMPMPCGKDMLALAVVDLEYLHREEWRTADTSDRMVRMLFPWKNPAGCFNPCLGSSRNSHRSMACPGPLRMQAFLPATDVGKEKMLSLSKARSWTRELLLRPSAAQSPTRPGVTTKTFYRNGAIVLGVPDRDLRRGRIAFTASAATAAAASEADEGQGASSVVAVSRSGDSRNTAASVTSAPSDYQDSSMVVGTLTTDSS; the protein is encoded by the exons ATGTCCGACAGAAGCCCGCTCACCGACGTCGTCCGCGATTCGAAGCTCGATTCGAAGCTCGAGACCGAGGTGTTTTCATCGGCTTCATCGGCTTTGGAGCACGTGTTCTACGACAGCAGGGAGCACAAGAACCAACAACCTGTACGCCGAGAGGAACGATGGGTCCACAAGGCCTTGGTCGGCCGGGGCACGTACAGCAGCGTGTTTTTGGAGCAGCGCGACCACGCAGACGGAGATAGGCAGCTGCGGGCCGTCAAGAGAATCGACAAGTCCGTGGCGCTGGAAAATGGATTGGACTACACCCGGGAGCTAGAAGCATTTGCCAAGTTTTCTCATCAGAAA TACTGGCATTGTTTTGTTCGCTCTTATGGCTGGTTCGAAAATGACGACTCTGTCTACATTACCATGGAGTACCTCGAGAACGGGAATCTTGGACAACACTTGAAGAAGCCactgcccgaggccgaggcgaggcagatCACGGGGCAAGTTCTCGAGGGCCTGATCTTCATGCATCAAAACGGCTTCACTCACCGAGACCTAAAGCCCGAG AAAATCATGGTCGTTACGACTGGGCCTGACTGGTTTGTCAAAATCACAAACTCTGGCAGCAAGAAGAGCGACGGAGGGGTAGGTCGTATGCCAACTGCGTGGCCAGACACACAAAATCATAACCCCCCAGAGGATCTGAGCTTTCGGCCGAGCCAAGTCTTCACCTCCTCATATGATATGTGGAGTCTTGGAGTTGTCGCCTACCGGATGTTTATCGATATCAGGGAGCTTTCTGGCCTGGTCGACTTGGTCAGGGCTCGTATCACGGGGGATTTCCCCATTGCCACCCTAGTGAGAAATCGCGTCTCACAGGAGGGCCGAGAATTTATCCTCAAGCTCGTTAACCCCAATCCAAACGCTCGCCTCACGGCCTCTGCGGCCAGCCAACATCcatggatgacgatgcaACTTGCCCCCGAGACAGGGAATCGCTCTTTAGAGTATGTCCTTAAACTGAATGATGATGTATCCACAAAGTCTGGCGAAGTCGAGAGTGAGTCTGCGGCCCAAGGCCACAGGAGCCATGGTTCTTTCTTCGGTTCAGGGTCCGGGCTGCCGAGCACTCAACCTACCAGTCTATCCGAATCGCAGCCGGGTCGGACGCATCTTGATGTACAGCTAGGTGTCCGCACTGCATCGCTCAGTCGTTTGGACATGATAGCGGAGAGCGAGCTCGGCTGCAATCGACACGAAGACAATTTCGACGCGAAATCCCAACGGTCTGTTGCCTCTTACAATACCTCTGCAAGCTCGAGTGAGTCGTACCAGGCAATTTTCGTCACCTGGGTTTCCGATATCATCGAGAACAGACTCCATTGGAACTCTTCAGAAGACCTGGCACTACTTTATGAAATACTTCCCGAGGTCCTTCGAGAGTTTTCCACTAGACTTTGCCGCAAGGGGAAGAGCGATGCGCATAGGAAGGTAATGTGGTATGTTCACAAAATGTGCAACGGCGATAACAGCTCTCACAG TGTTGTCACAAGCACCCTTGAAGGTTTGCAGCCCGAGCTCGGTCCTGCCgaacaagacgacgacattgAGAACGTGGTGGACTCCAGGAACGAAGACGTAGACCAAGAAGCTGTCATCCTGAGTAAtgcggacgacgacaaccgCGATAAGAGCAGTTCAATGAGTCTAGAAGAAAAGATGGCAAGACTGATGGACAGCCAGGACAGAGACTCAGTCGCTGATGTGCGTGAGCGGTATCGCGACATCCTGCAAGACCCTGAAGAGGAGAATTGGGTTCTCTCGAGCCTGACGCGCTATCGTGGTCTTCGAGGCATTGATCCCTTGGACAAGAAGGCGATTCGCCGGTCCGTTTTTACTGCACTTCGAACAAAAGCCAAGGGGAAAAGTGTGAGGGCCAACCAGCGTTACGCTGACCCGGCACGAATAACCCGCAATATGGATGCTCCGACCTCCGATACTCATTTCGAGGTGCAGTGGAATCCAGTTGCATTTGTGAACGAGGTTCGTATCCCCTCTAGTGAGGACGATGTACCATGGCCCAGAGAGCAcgacggtgctggcggcATCAAGCAGAAGTCAAACCTTCCGCTCATCGCCCGCCTCATAACGGTCACGGGCAATCAACACCGCGTCCAGGCTTTACCCTGCAGAGAATATATGATTCAGACTTGGCCGCTTCCCACATCAAACACACCCAAGGAACCATTGCCCATGCCCCCTTTACTGTCCCTCATCCGTCGTCTGATTGACGCGCCCAACGCCGATCATACAG AGGAATTGCCGTGGGGTTCGTGGATGCGGGCCAGGCTGGGTGACGGGGGAGTCTTGTGCGTTTCCGTCCATGGCACCGATTACGAGATTGCAGAGGTTTCCGAGCAGCTCGGATGGCTTGGATCTGCACTTCGAACTCCAGCGCAGAAGGGGGGCCTTTCCATCTGCTACTCGGAGCTGACTGCAGGACCTCCAGGATTAAATCAGTCAGAGAGCGGAAGCGCCTTCAGCATGCGCTTAGAATTCTCGGAGAAGCAGATAGATCTTGACACCGGCCTCAACATGTGTTGGAAAGGTTTCTTCAGGAATCTCACAATCGCAAGAGGCTATCCGATACCGTCACGGCCCGATAGATTCGATGGCCTTCAGATCCCTCTTCATCATGCTGCGAATATCATTCGTGCGAGACGGCTTGACCGCTTTCGTTCGCGATACATGGTTAAAGGCTATTCCAGTGTGCTTTATCCAACCCGGGTGGACCGCCTGGATAAATTCATCACTTGGCACTTCATCGGAAACAGAGGCGATTCTCACCTCTCGTACGCAGATTTGAGGATCGGTcacggcgaggacgaagaaaGTGTCAGATCGCTTCAGCAAAACGATATAGAGAATGCAAGCCACGTCATTGGATGGTGCCCGGATGTTAAAAAGGTCGCCG GCACTCGCCATGCAGACTATAGCAGTATATACTTTtccggcgtcgagcaggtaACAGATTATGAAGCGACACTGGAGAAGGTGGAAATCTCAGGGGGAACTTCCAATTTCAAATTGGCCGGCACACTAGCACTATGCAAGAGGCTCAGGGGTGAGTCGCTCCAGTTCGATCAAAGCCAAAACAACTGGGTGAAATCGATCGAGGCCGTCGGTAAGAGGGGGAAATGTGTCATACTGTACGACAAGCCAGAGCAGCGCGCCTGGCTCGTGGATGGCTACAGCGCGCTGTTGCATTTGTTTCGGGCATCTTTACAGAACGACAGCGAGGGGCGCTCTCGGAACCTGTATGTGAGTGCAAACGACAGCCGTGTAAGGCCGTCGGATAAGCAATttgagctggccaagctggatCGTCTGGAACGAGAGCTTGAAcagaaggagggaggggacggAGGACTCGACTCCGTCCCGTTGGAAATATTAACATCCCGCAAGATCTGCTCCCTAGAGATGCGCCACCAAAGCTACGGGCCAACTTCTCAAGGGACTGACAAAGAGACTGGCTTCTACGTCGCTGATAGAATTAGAGACCTGGTCGAAGGACTAGAGAAGATGcaagccatggccgcggctTCAACAAGAGGTGCACTATCAGGCGTCACCGTTTCGACCTCGAGCGAGACAGTGCTCGAAGGGTACGACTTCTGGGACGTGGCAAGCCTCGAGGGGGCTGGAACGCTACCGGCGAGGTCGGTGAGACTGCACAAAGTGGCCAAGGGATGGATCAAGTTTGCTCGCAGCATCGGAGCCGTTGCGCTCTTCGGCAAGGGCTTCGGCAACATACTGCGTCCCGTCGAGATGAGCAATGAAGCAGCCTGCTGCAGGCGTTGCCTCTGGAACATGCCGATGCCCTGCGGCAAGGACATGTTGGCATTGGCCGTGGTCGACCTCGAATACCTCCACCGAGAGGAATGGCGGACAGCAGATACGAGCGATCGAATGGTTCGCATGTTATTTCCGTGGAAGAATCCAGCTGGGTGTTTCAACCCCTGCCTCGGTAGTAGTCGAAACAGTCATCGTAGCATGGCATGCCCGGGCCCGCTTCGCATGCAGGCATTTCTGCCTGCCACAGACGTCGGTAAGGAGAAGATGTTGTCGTTATCCAAGGCAAGAAGCTGGACGAGggagcttcttctccgtccAAGTGCTGCTCAATCTCCAACTCGGCCGGGTGTGACGACCAAGACGTTCTACAGAAACGGGGCGATAGTCCTCGGAGTCCCGGATCGCGACTTGCGCAGGGGCAGGATCGCATTCACTGCTTcggctgctactgctgctgctgcctcggAAGCCGACGAAGGCCAAGGAGCATCGAGTGTTGTTGCGGTCTCGCgaagcggcgacagcagAAACACAGCGGCCAGCGTGACATCGGCCCCCTCGGACTACCAAGACTCCTCTATGGTGGTGGGTACGTTGACAACGGACAGCAGctag